A window of the Podospora bellae-mahoneyi strain CBS 112042 chromosome 6, whole genome shotgun sequence genome harbors these coding sequences:
- a CDS encoding hypothetical protein (COG:E; EggNog:ENOG503NX6H) → MQSHLHPPSTPNETLTLKQLHTKALPLWTLIGFQLMVNHGSWESRGLGCRYKTFPRCQFFVCQLSHITVLHWPAFIMHVTLKSFGLASILSVAGTSAALGGYVVSPTLQTDILAAAALGKLTLHAAQNRDTTTCTLENVAIRREWGSLSAANRQAYTNAVRCLMEHPSLLDPLETRFDDFVAVHINQTFSIHGTANFLSWHRYFTYAFEQALRSECNYDGYHPYWNWGNYAHNPLNSPVFDGSSTSMSGNGEYVPHNCTDGLPTGLNCIPPGSGGGCVTTGPFANMSVNLGPIAPTLAAPGVVPASSLFAYNPRCLRRDISSWVSSNWTTDFESYDLISNYTDILSFQNRMQGDFATGFYGVHTGGHFAIGGDPGGDLFASPGGPAFYLHHAQINRVWWIWQNLHPETRTNAIGGTITLNNFPPSRNGTLNDLLDLGVVGPAAGVLEIRDVMSTIGIGGGPFCYIYV, encoded by the exons ATACCAAGGCTCTGCCCTTATGGACCCTCATTGGCTTCCAACTGATGGTCAACCATGGTTCCTGGGAGTCCCGGGGTCTTGGTTGCCGGTATAAAACATTCCCGAGATGTCAGTTTTTCGTGTGCCAACTCTCTCACATCACTGTCCTTCACTGGCCCGCCTTCATCATGCACGTGACATTGAAGTCTTTTGGACTGGCCAGTATTCTCTCCGTAGCCGGCACGTCGGCGGCGTTGGGAGGCTACGTGGTCAGCCCGACCCTTCAAACAGATATCCTCGCTGCGGCAGCTCTCGGCAAGCTCACCCTCCACGCTGCCCAGAATCGTGATACCACAACCTGTACCTTAGAGAATGTCGCTATTAGACGTGAATG GGGATCACTTTCTGCGGCAAACAGGCAAGCGTACACCAACGCAGTCAGATGTCTCATGGAACACCCGTCCCTCCTTGATCCCCTTGAG ACACGCTTTGATGACTTCGTGGCCGTTCACATCAACCAAACCTTTTCCATCCATGGCACTGCGAACTTCCTATCATGGCACCGGTATTTTACCTATGCATTCGAGCAGGCCTTGCGAAGCGAATGCAATTACGACGGCTACCACCCCTACTGGAACTGGGGCAACTATGCCCACAACCCTCTCAACTCGCCTGTTTTTGACGggtcctccacctcgatGAGCGGGAACGGCGAGTACGTCCCTCACAATTGCACCGATGGCTTGCCCACGGGACTCAATTGCATTCCACCTGGCTCTGGCGGCGGTTGCGTTACCACTGGTCCTTTTGCCAACATGTCAGTGAACCTCGGTCCAATTGCACCAACCCTCGCGGCACCTGGCGTCGTTCCCGCATCGTCCCTGTTTGCCTACAACCCGCGCTGCCTCCGCCGTGATATCTCATCATGGGTCAGCTCCAACTGGACGACTGACTTTGAGAGCTACGACCTCATCAGCAACTACACTGACATTTTGTCTTTCCAGAACCGCATGCAAGGTGACTTTGCCACCGGTTTCTACGGGGTTCACACCGGAGGCCATTTCGCCATCGGCGGGGATCCGGGCGGTGATCTCTTTGCCAGCCCCGGTGGACCGGCGTTTTATCTGCATCATGCTCAGATCAATCGTGTGTGGTGGATCTGGCAGAATCTCCACCCTGAGACCAGGACGAATGCTATTGGGGGTACCATCACGCTTAACAACTTTCCGCCCTCGAGGAACGGTACACTGAATGATTTGCTCGACTTGGGTGTAGTTGGGCCTGCAGCGGGGGTATTGGAAATTCGCGATGTGATGAGTACGATTGGAATTGGAGGTGGGCCCTTTTGCTACATTTATGTGTAA
- a CDS encoding hypothetical protein (MEROPS:MER0037714; COG:F; COG:Q; EggNog:ENOG503NU83), with amino-acid sequence MAAALGHARAFVGPVIHSLSVSKLEITPLALLIIDPQGKINKLVKLEPDGLAEQLDQALDHLPFCLDRTNTTYLNPGEFLIPGFVDTHNHAPQYAQRGLGQGMHILDWLSKITFPNEAKFSDPVYARKIYTACVEGSLRQGITTASYFGSVHAEATKILADICLQKTQRAYVGKCNMTRNSPDFYVEKSARDSLRETRECISHVRVIDPAGRLVKYVITPRFAISCDEETLKGLGDIRSENEDLAVQTHFNEAKQEMEETQRLFPQFGGSEADLYQEFGLLGKRTILAHCCYMDEHELEIIEKLGCGVAHCPIANMTVGGGFMAAPVRELLDKKIKVGLGTDSGGGFSSSMLDAMRQAMIASNAREVMSEGKDKGLSIAEVFYLATLGGAAVCCLENKIGSFEAGKDFDGLIIGTKGADQGIMTMVEEDDTLETVFEKFIMTGDDRNIVEVYVQGQYVKGQRACVSTS; translated from the coding sequence ATGGCCGCCGCGCTGGGACATGCAAGAGCTTTTGTCGGGCCCGTCATCCATTCTCTCTCGGTCTCGAAGCTCGAGATTACTCCCTTGGCCCTGCTGATTATTGATCCTCAAGGCAAGATCAACAAACTAGTTAAACTCGAGCCGGATGGTTTGGCAGAACAACTAGACCAAGCCCTCGACCACCTTCCTTTTTGTCTCGACCGAACCAACACCACGTACCTCAACCCGGGCGAATTCCTCATACCTGGTTTTGTCGACACCCACAACCACGCCCCTCAGTATGCTCAGCGAGGACTAGGCCAGGGAATGCACATCCTCGACTGGCTCTCCAAGATCACTTTCCCCAACGAGGCCAAGTTTTCCGATCCGGTCTATGCCCGCAAGATCTACACTGCCTGCGTGGAGGGGTCCTTGAGACAAGGCATCACCACTGCGAGCTACTTCGGTTCTGTACACGCTGAGGCGACGAAGATACTGGCTGACATCTGCTTGCAAAAGACGCAGAGGGCCTACGTGGGAAAGTGCAACATGACGCGCAACTCGCCCGACTTTTACGTGGAAAAAAGTGCGAGGGACTCGCTGAGGGAGACCAGAGAGTGCATATCACATGTCAGAGTCATAGATCCAGCAGGGAGGTTGGTAAAGTATGTAATCACACCTCGATTTGCCATCTCTTGTGACGAAGAAACACTCAAAGGGCTGGGGGACATTCGGAGCGAGAACGAGGATCTGGCAGTGCAAACGCACTTCAATGAGGCTAagcaggagatggaggagactCAGCGGCTGTTCCCGCAGTTTGGTGGGAGCGAGGCAGATCTATACCAGGAGTTTGGGCTGCTAGGGAAGAGAACGATACTGGCGCACTGCTGCTATATGGATGAGCACGAACTAGAAATAATTGAAAAGCTGGGCTGTGGAGTGGCGCACTGCCCGATAGCAAACATGAcagtgggaggggggtttatGGCAGCCCCAGTAAGGGAGCTCTTGGATAAAAAGATCAAGGTTGGGCTTGGCACGGATAGCGGTGGCGGGTTTTCCAGTAGCATGTTGGATGCTATGCGGCAGGCTATGATCGCCAGTAACGCAAGAGAGGTGATGTCTGAAGGTAAGGACAAGGGACTAAGCATCGCCGAGGTCTTTTACCTGGCAACCCTCGGAGGAGCTGCAGTCTGCTGCCTCGAAAACAAGATTGGAAGTTTCGAGGCCGGAAAGGATTTTGATGGACTGATCATTGGCACTAAAGGAGCCGACCAAGGAATCATGACCAtggtggaagaggacgacACACTGGAGACGGTGTTTGAAAAGTTCATCATGACTGGGGATGACAGGAATATTGTTGAAGTTTATGTCCAGGGGCAATATGTCAAGGGGCAAAGAGCCTGTGTTTCAACCAGCTGA
- a CDS encoding hypothetical protein (EggNog:ENOG502S3YM; COG:S) → MPPSQLAALPIAANAFATLFVGFGINAILRPEHALTFFEWTLPANIADAETVSSLTAVYGVRDIFMGLALYSAAIWGTKKSLGWTLIAASAVAFADGCICYTHGQGHGNHWGYAPLLTIVGTLLTGLFD, encoded by the coding sequence ATGCCACCTTCGCAGCTCGCAGCCCTACCCATCGCAGCCAATGCTTTTGCAACCCTCTTTGTTGGCTTTGGAATCAATGCGATACTGCGTCCCGAACATGCACTCACTTTCTTCGAGTGGACCCTTCCCGCCAACATTGCCGACGCCGAGACAGTCAGCAGCTTGACAGCCGTCTACGGAGTCCGCGACATCTTCATGGGCCTTGCTCTCTACTCAGCTGCCATCTGGGGCACTAAGAAATCTTTGGGCTGGACTTTGATTGCGGCGAGCGCCGTTGCCTTTGCTGATGGCTGTATTTGCTACACCCACGGGCAGGGACATGGAAATCATTGGGGATATGCACCGTTACTCACGATAGTTGGCACGCTGCTGACTGGTCTATTTGACTGA
- a CDS encoding hypothetical protein (EggNog:ENOG503P5PS; COG:S): MHELLLSSVIKEHEVPKILALLGGFTEMHERHQFTRVQHFEPSPAVKGISTIKELQKERHTNASHWNELHQILTKQPCTIQVRTRLTDSEVEGAKKGEAVNIPADRPRLLRWTELPDPPSQRLPPYMTQRRTIEIIDLGLEKILADNKFTRVSNIFEESYHWWQRDYFTEFALIRTWIAEDFLPSDKVMNLLAREPYAPYWMLNVRTLVESSPERMQQAQTQLEKVRDQFKDVLDFKIFDRRAMDTRILPVVAV; encoded by the exons ATGCACGAGCTACTCCTCTCGTCTGTCATCAAAGAACATGAAGTTCCGAAGATACTGGCTCTACTTGGCGGCTTTACCGAGATGCATGAGCGACATCAATTCACGCGTGTTCAACACTTTgagcccagcccagcagTGAAAGGCATCTCGACTATCAAAGAACTCCAGAAAGAGCGACACACAAATGCTTCACACTGGAACGAACTGCATCAGATCCTGACCAAGCAACCCTGCACCATCCAAGTGCGCACACGCCTCACTGACAGTGAAGTCGAGGGTGCCAAGAAGGG AGAAGCAGTGAACATTCCTGCTGACAGACCTCGTCTTCTCCGGTGGACGGAGCTTCCCGATCCTCCCAGCCAACGATTACCTCCTTACATGACGCAGCGAAGAACAATTGAAATCATTGATCTCGGACTGGAAAAAATACTGGCCGACAACAAGTTTAC GCGAGTGTCCAACATTTTTGAAGAATCATACCACTGGTGGCAGAGAGATTACTTTACTGAGTTTGCCCTGATCCGGACCTGGATCGCTGAGGACTTCTTGCCTTCTGACAAAGTCATGAATCTCTTGGCTCGAGAGCCCTACGCCCCGTACTGGATGCTCAATGTGCGGACTCTGGTGGAATCGTCACCCGAGAGGATGCAACAGGCCCAGACACAACTTGAAAAAGTTCGGGACCAGTTCAAAGATGTGCTGGACTTCAAAATATTTGACCGCAGAGCTATGGACACGAGAATCCTTCCAGTGGTTGCTGTGTAG
- a CDS encoding hypothetical protein (EggNog:ENOG503NVP3; COG:S) — MVYGGKPSRGCRTCRQRRIKCDEEKPTCKRCEKSRRECGGYRPEFEIVHRDQTKSTVHRLRNAQSTSPPPPLADAAEYSARALVFVQEEPQSWGLDSASPSPVLTVPLAQRASCYFASNFILVPLTESTPHGFMEYLIPLIESEPAESSLRYAFNACAFALLSHHNRSDSIDLAQLSLKEHTLALGGTYKALGHPTKATAHATLATVLLLSLYESITANRESRMLAWRSHIDGAVNIIKSRGRDDICRTKIGALLFSAVRHQLVSRTLSSGMPIPFGTNWWMSSGVENNTLLATSQHLALKYTDLRTESNHLLVGQARSPQSLEQIYRLIQKVEALDREIISWQASVPRQFCFQTLCWVYEDDIGLSKGGDYAKVDVLPGRVDIYPDFVTASAWNISRVSRLLLAALSIRLTAYCCSPIDYRTTPGYHSYLLEIA; from the exons ATGGTCTATGGTGGGAAGCCCTCGAGAGGGTGCCGCACATGTCGACAACGTCGTATAAAG TGTGACGAGGAAAAGCCTACATGCAAACGCTGTGAGAAGTCCCGAAGAGAGTGTGGTGGTTACCGGCCCGAGTTCGAGATCGTCCACCGAGACCAGACCAAATCCACCGTTCATCGTTTGCGCAACGCACAAAGCacatcaccgcctccaccgctcGCCGACGCTGCCGAATACAGCGCTCGCGCTCTTGTCTTTGTGCAGGAAGAACCTCAGTCATGGGGCTTGGATAGCGCGAGCCCATCCCCGGTGTTAACAGTACCTCTTGCACAGCGAGCATCGTGCTACTTTGCCTCCAACTTTATCCTCGTGCCCCTGACTGAGAGTACCCCGCACGGGTTCATGGAGTATCTTATTCCACTCATTGAATCAGAACCAGCCGAGAGTTCCCTGCGCTACGCCTTCAACGCCTGCGCATTCGCACTTCTCAGCCATCACAACCGATCCGACAGTATTGACCTTGCTCAGCTATCTCTCAAAGAGCATACACTTGCGCTCGGGGGGACTTATAAAGCCCTCGGCCACCCCACCAAAGCCACCGCCCACGCCACGTTAGCTACGGTGCTCCTGTTGTCTTTATATGAG AGTATCACTGCCAACAGAGAAAGTCGCATGCTAGCGTGGCGCTCGCATATCGATGGCGCCGTCAACATCATTAAGTCGCGAGGCCGCGATGACATCTGCCGAACAAAAATAGGGGCCCTGCTGTTCTCAGCAGTTCGGCACCAGCTG GTCTCACGGACACTGTCCTCGGGCATGCCGATTCCCTTTGGTACAAACTGGTGGATGTCAAGTGGTGTTGAAAACAACACGCTGCTTGCCACATCTCAGCATCTCGCACTCAAATATACAGACCTCCGAACAGAATCGAACCACTTGCTAGTAGGGCAAGCCAGATCCCCTCAGTCCCTGGAGCAAATTTACCGGCTCATCCAGAAAGTAGAGGCCCTAGATCGCGAAATCATTAGCTGGCAAGCCTCAGTTCCAAGACAGTTCTGCTTTCAGACCTTGTGCTGGGTCTATGAGGACGACATCGGCCTGTCCAAGGGTGGAGACTACGCCAAAGTGGATGTGTTGCCAGGCCGCGTTGACATATACCCCGACTTTGTCACTGCTAGTGCCTGGAACATTTCAAGGGTCTCTCGGTTGCTGTTGGCAGCGCTCAGTATCCGCTTGACGGCGTACTGTTGTTCTCCCATTGACTATCGCACGACCCCGGGATACCACAGTTACCTGCTAGAGATAGCGTAG
- a CDS encoding hypothetical protein (EggNog:ENOG503PBH0; COG:S) produces MPSLAAWLAFESRVHLLSRLVLETFGQPTASHNDLGQIKTNEYCQRQCNGCGEVCDLIRWGEVQRRQDSSFEGCSSPRLLHHSFLDLDYCARVSGCDTCRTFRRAFLLEQITGRDVEALTNPDLQSPVYAVLSIESSGDRLLLTSTPPQKPSFSATVSLNHEPRHLANDPTKRGASLNTNFQGLRRVIQDCHCNHECSSRYRWSRRNPTWLLEIKDSDHVRLVRGPENLVDYVVLSYSWGDPTEMPAAEWARIKGAGTKTKDGVPVPERLNTFPSWHLPETMQDAICITKNLGYSYLWIDNVCIPKGTNWDTEASLMHEVYGNAAFTLVASSSSKATDRMIKDRLAWSHRSKAVKLRGKWLHNTQMPLDKIRLESPVARRSWTLQEERLSPRILYWTEQRWYWSCPESQVAELEELGHVTPINNNMVRRSPQLFLELCRTGDIEKLHEEWLDIVEAYTPRDLVEPRDRFLAIAGLAVRFYSAKAEAGGSFISDEYLAGLWKDNFARHLAWSVTKGANSQQNLQHIAPSWSWASLPLRIETNTKHAFKPSDHFKFISVVEEKIHPANGMPMASPDSLSRGRAMEERGRGVKVVDVKGRFRRFVSANAKQVSWDAIEWRRAKSVGFNFAAFPGQDLFARQDSDGRIVTKDAHSGEIVGQLDYCVPDEVPRSLFAPYVPCGGEKDIMCLELGESAMLLLIKNPACGQQEIYRRVGVAIGYQNRKGFFYGCETRTVRLA; encoded by the exons ATGCCATCCTTAGCTGCTTGGCTCG CCTTCGAGAGCCGTGTGCATCTCTTGAGCCGTTTAGTGCTGGAGACGTTTGGCCAGCCAACAGCAAGTCACAACGACCTGGGCCAAATCAAGACAAATGAATACTGCCAACGACAGTGCAATGGCTGTGGTGAGGTCTGCGACCTGATCCGGTGGGGCGAGGTGCAACGGAGGCAAGACAGCTCTTTCGAAGGTTGTTCGTCGCCACGCCTGCTTCACCACAGTTTCCTAGACCTCGACTATTGCGCCAGAGTATCTGGTTGCGACACTTGCCGCACTTTCCGCCGGGCGTTTCTCTTGGAGCAGATCACGGGTCGAGACGTCGAGGCTTTAACAAATCCTGACCTCCAATCACCCGTGTATGCTGTTTTAAGCATTGAGTCTTCCGGTGACAGACTACTGCTCACGTCCACGCCCCCTCAAAAGCCATCCTTCTCTGCCACGGTTTCTCTTAATCACGAGCCCCGCCATCTAGCCAACGATCCAACCAAAAGGGGTGCTAgtctcaacaccaactttCAAGGGCTTCGACGGGTCATACAGGACTGCCACTGCAACCACGAATGCTCATCAAGATACCGTTGGTCACGCCGGAATCCGACGTGGCTTCTTGAGATCAAAGACAGCGATCACGTTCGCCTAGTCAGAGGCCCCGAGAATCTGGTGGATTATGTGGTACTTAGCTACTCGTGGGGTGATCCGACCGAGATGCCCGCGGCTGAGTGGGCCAGAATTAAAGGAGCTGgtaccaagaccaaggaTGGCGTCCCTGTCCCGGAGAGATTAAACACCTTTCCATCATGGCATCTGCCAGAAACCATGCAGGACGCGATTTGCATTACCAAGAACCTCGGGTATAGCTACCTTTGGATCGACAATGTATGTATTCCCAAAGGGACGAACTGGGACACGGAGGCATCCCTGATGCACGAAGTGTATGGAAATGCGGCCTTCACCCTCGTCGCCTCATCCAGCTCCAAGGCGACCGACCGTATGATCAAAGACCGGCTGGCTTGGTCACATCGCAGCAAAGCGGTCAAACTGCGCGGCAAGTGGCTCCACAATACACAAATGCCGTTGGACAAGATCAGGCTCGAGTCGCCAGTGGCAAGGAGATCATGGACGTTGCAGGAAGAACGATTATCACCACGAATTTTGTACTGGACCGAACAGCGGTGGTATTGGTCCTGTCCGGAAAGTCAAGTGGCAGAGCTTGAAGAGCTGGGACATGTTACTCCCATCAATAATAACATGGTGCGGAGGTCTCCTCAGCTGTTTCTCGAACTTTGCCGTACAGGAGATATTGAAAAGCTTCACGAGGAATGGCTTGACATCGTCGAGGCATATACGCCGCGAGATTTGGTGGAGCCTAGAGATCGGTTCCTGGCCATTGCCGGGCTCGCGGTTCGCTTTTACAGTGCCAAAGCCGAGGCAGGCGGTTCGTTCATCAGTGATGAATATTTGGCAGGTTTATGGAAGGACAACTTTGCCCGGCATCTTGCCTGGTCTGTCACCAAGGGGGCGAATTCACAACAAAATCTGCAACACATTGCACCCTCGTGGTCATGGGCTTCGCTCCCCCTCCGGATAGAAACTAATACGAAGCACGCCTTTAAACCCTCGGATCACTTCAAGTTCATCTCAGTCGTGGAAGAAAAGATTCATCCAGCCAATGGGATGCCTATGGCAAGCCCCGACAGCTTGTCCCGTGGACGGGCAATGGAAGAGCGCGGCAGGGGAGTCAAAGTTGTGGATGTGAAAGGCCGATTCCGCCGCTTCGTGTCAGCGAATGCGAAGCAAGTATCCTGGGATGCCATTGAGTGGAGGCGGGCTAAAAGCGTAGGCTTCAACTTTGCAGCATTTCCCGGCCAGGACCTCTTTGCTCGGCAGGACTCCGATGGCCGGATCGTAACAAAAGACGCACATAGCGGAGAGATCGTTGGCCAGTTGGACTACTGCGTGCCCGATGAAGTCCCAAGGTCTCTCTTTGCCCCATACGTACCTTGCGGCGGTGAAAAGGACATCATGTGCCTAGAGCTGGGAGAGTCGGCCATGCTCTTGTTGATCAAGAACCCCGCCTGTGGTCAACAAGAGATCTACCGGCGCGTTGGTGTGGCTATTGGATACCAGAACCGTAAAGGATTTTTTTACGGATGTGAAACAAGAACGGTCCGGCTCGCTTAG